From one Dermacentor silvarum isolate Dsil-2018 chromosome 3, BIME_Dsil_1.4, whole genome shotgun sequence genomic stretch:
- the LOC119446577 gene encoding guanine nucleotide-binding protein G(I)/G(S)/G(T) subunit beta-1 — translation MEQDELEELKSELQLLKIKIKEGQQAAADKTFQEVLKDIEKEAKFRIKQRRILKGHISKVTTAHFCGDSKKAVSGSLDGKLIIWDVFTGNKMRVIPLRSSWVMACAYDEQGNYVAVGGMDNMCTIYDLRGTSAKVRRELAGMDGYLSSVRFLGDSQVITGSGDTRVVLWDLERGQKVVTFEAHEGDVISLSLNPDKTTFVTGSVDNTARLWDIREKECRQTFREHEADVSSVCFHAGGNVFATASEDKSCRLFDVRSDQQLSRYQNPRESSAFTSCGLSLSGRLLFAGADDHDVHVWDTLSTRRVGNLSGHENKVTSLTVSPDGVVVVTGSWDSSVRVWG, via the exons GAGCAGGACGAGCTTGAAGAACTCAAGAGCGAATTACAACTGTTAAAGATCAAGATCAAG GAAGGACAACAGGCGGCCGCGGACAAGACCTTCCAGGAAGTGCTCAAGGACATCGAGAAAGAGGCCAAGTTCCGGATCAAGCAACGTCGCATCCTCAAGGGGCACATCTCCAAAGTGACCACGGCGCATTTCTGCGGGGACAGCAA GAAGGCGGTGTCAGGATCACTGGACGGCAAACTCATCATCTGGGATGTCTTCACGGGAAACAAA ATGCGCGTCATCCCGCTGCGCTCCAGCTGGGTGATGGCGTGCGCTTACGACGAGCAGGGCAATTACGTGGCCGTTGGAGGCATGGACAACATGTGCACCATTTACGACCTGCGTGGTACCAGCGCCAAGGTGCGACGAGAGCTGGCCGGCATGGACGGATACTTGTCCAGCGTGCGCTTCCTCGGAGACTCCCAGGTCATCACTGGCTCTGGGGACACGCGCGT TGTCCTGTGGGACTTGGAAAGAGGCCAGAAAGTCGTGACGTTCGAGGCCCACGAGGGAGACGTCATAAGTCTGTCGTTGAACCCCGACAAAACGACCTTCGTTACCGGATCGGTGGACAACACTGCACGG CTCTGGGACATCCGCGAGAAGGAATGCCGCCAGACGTTCCGCGAGCACGAGGCAGACGTGAGTTCGGTTTGT TTCCACGCGGGAGGTAACGTGTTCGCGACGGCTTCCGAAGACAAGTCGTGCCGGCTGTTTGACGTGCGCAGCGACCAGCAGCTAAGCCGCTACCAGAACCCGCGCGAGTCGTCCGCCTTCACAAGCTGCGGACTGTCGCTGTCCGGAAGGCTGCTCTTCGCAGGCGCCGACGACCACGACGTCCACGTCTGGGACACGCTGTCCACGCGTAGAGTCG GTAACCTGTCCGGCCACGAGAACAAGGTGACGTCTCTCACCGTCAGTCCCGACGGTGTGGTGGTGGTGACTGGCTCCTGGGACTCGAGCGTCCGAGTGTGGGGCTGA